From the Halorhabdus utahensis DSM 12940 genome, one window contains:
- a CDS encoding rhomboid family intramembrane serine protease — protein MTTCDVCGTEMNMPYHCNHCGGTFCSEHRLPENHDCPGLDDWGDPEGVFDSGFDDSVSAGNQSRSSKGLLERIGIDTGPGGPLAYFRGNMTYVFLGLMWITFLFQFLVATVAIGTPNLQVATLSSELYRSIFVLAPQHPEYVWTWFTSVLSHGGFAHIAFNSIVIFFFGRLVEDYIGSRDFTLLFLSSGALAGLGQVLIQLYQGLPSAAAVGYFPGGVVGASGAAIAIMGVLTILNPSLRVYVYFIFPVPIWLVTIGLVAMNVLGMFGAGGQGVANAAHLIGLAIGLAYGQHVRDRIRVPNQLQLGGGRGPGGPGGPGGPGGRGPF, from the coding sequence ATGACGACCTGTGACGTGTGCGGCACGGAGATGAATATGCCGTATCACTGCAATCACTGCGGGGGAACGTTCTGCTCGGAACATCGCCTCCCGGAGAACCACGACTGTCCGGGACTGGACGACTGGGGTGACCCGGAAGGGGTCTTCGACAGCGGGTTCGACGACAGCGTCTCGGCGGGCAACCAGTCCCGCTCGTCGAAGGGTCTCCTCGAACGGATCGGTATCGACACTGGGCCAGGTGGTCCGCTGGCGTACTTCCGCGGGAACATGACCTACGTCTTCCTCGGGCTGATGTGGATTACCTTTCTCTTTCAGTTTCTCGTTGCCACCGTGGCGATTGGGACGCCCAACCTTCAGGTTGCAACGCTTTCTTCGGAGTTGTATCGATCGATTTTCGTCCTGGCTCCACAGCATCCCGAATACGTCTGGACGTGGTTCACGTCGGTACTTTCACACGGGGGATTCGCACACATTGCATTCAACAGTATCGTGATCTTCTTCTTTGGACGGCTAGTCGAGGACTACATCGGCTCGCGGGACTTCACGCTCCTGTTCCTCTCTAGCGGGGCGCTTGCCGGGCTTGGACAGGTCCTCATTCAACTCTATCAGGGTCTACCGTCCGCAGCGGCGGTCGGGTACTTCCCTGGTGGAGTCGTCGGCGCGTCGGGTGCAGCCATTGCGATCATGGGCGTCTTGACCATCCTCAACCCCAGTCTCCGAGTGTACGTGTACTTCATTTTTCCCGTCCCGATCTGGCTGGTGACGATCGGCCTGGTCGCGATGAACGTCCTCGGGATGTTCGGTGCGGGCGGCCAGGGCGTTGCCAACGCCGCTCACCTGATCGGGCTCGCGATCGGTCTCGCCTACGGCCAGCACGTCCGCGATCGGATCCGGGTCCCGAACCAGCTCCAACTCGGCGGCGGTCGCGGCCCTGGCGGCCCGGGCGGCCCCGGCGGCCCGGGTGGCCGCGGGCCGTTCTGA
- a CDS encoding DUF5788 family protein → MHEYERKQLLERVGREGATVGATIPDTIEIDGESLDLSAFVFETRRQETVPPDHRERVEAVKTKLRQERNRRIERLESGDVSYEQGEDLADSIVGIDRALEALESLESGDIEAEKQAARTADRKRWMQFIQQALGKDGESGDRRARGGP, encoded by the coding sequence GTGCACGAGTACGAACGCAAACAGCTCCTCGAACGTGTCGGACGCGAGGGCGCGACCGTGGGCGCGACGATCCCCGACACGATCGAGATCGACGGCGAATCCCTCGATCTTTCGGCGTTCGTCTTCGAAACCAGACGCCAGGAGACCGTCCCGCCGGACCACCGCGAGCGGGTCGAGGCTGTCAAGACCAAACTCCGCCAGGAGCGGAATCGACGGATCGAACGGCTCGAATCGGGTGACGTGAGTTACGAACAGGGCGAGGACCTCGCCGATTCGATCGTGGGGATCGACCGGGCGCTGGAGGCGCTCGAATCCCTCGAATCCGGAGACATCGAGGCTGAGAAGCAAGCCGCCAGGACCGCCGATCGAAAGCGCTGGATGCAGTTCATCCAGCAGGCACTGGGTAAAGACGGCGAGTCGGGCGACCGGCGGGCGCGGGGTGGCCCATGA
- a CDS encoding RICIN domain-containing protein: MAPDSNADGGRNEKAKRGATDTGGGRATTRRRALALAGTGLVSGLVGTALGADHDAVVYDTNGQFIAENSGQEVYAGYDYIDAIQAAVDSLTPGRRTKEKVRVDATGSTGTASSLRAVDLPSYTILDIPGSIDVNDTGEPWVIPARAQNAEEVEIQRFNVTGNPRYGIRISHCDGVVIDDVTMDLSGGLGIRIDGRNGPDTTNVTLNSTEITGSGTHAVETYGVDGIDIGTVRATDIDSGCGLLLNDTSNATVDFVDATRCDQGGGYAGFRCANDAGPNITVNSVDATDCGRGIFTVSGSSGIEIHDVTLDGNGGNLIQDTRETVIDGGTITNTGSAGIRLDSRDSDTHPYTRNVTVRNLTIRDNAGYGVYETGPDTEGNAIVNNAFCDNGSGAIETYAGNTTVRGNTDCGGGGTGGDNGSGTGGDSGGGEDNGSDSAGPVSDGTYQITNANSGKLLEVANAGTADGDNVRQYGDTGHPCQHWNVTANGDGTYRLTNAHSGKLLEVANAETADGANVRQYGDTGHPCQDWTLVDNGDGTYRLENANSDSVADVDGASTEDGANVLQWPWHGGDNQRWTFEGV; this comes from the coding sequence ATGGCACCTGATAGCAACGCGGACGGGGGGCGCAACGAGAAAGCAAAACGGGGAGCAACCGATACGGGGGGCGGGCGAGCGACGACGCGACGGCGTGCCCTCGCGCTGGCGGGGACTGGGCTGGTTTCCGGCCTGGTGGGAACCGCGCTCGGGGCCGATCACGACGCAGTCGTCTACGACACCAACGGTCAGTTCATCGCGGAAAACAGTGGACAGGAAGTCTATGCCGGGTACGATTACATCGACGCGATCCAGGCCGCCGTCGACAGTCTTACACCCGGTCGGAGGACGAAGGAAAAGGTCAGAGTCGACGCGACGGGGAGCACCGGCACCGCCTCGAGTCTCCGGGCAGTGGATCTGCCGAGTTACACCATTCTGGACATCCCCGGCTCGATCGACGTCAACGACACCGGGGAGCCGTGGGTCATCCCGGCCCGGGCACAGAACGCCGAGGAAGTCGAGATTCAGCGATTCAACGTCACGGGAAATCCACGCTATGGAATCCGGATCTCTCACTGCGACGGCGTGGTCATCGACGACGTCACGATGGACCTCTCGGGCGGGCTGGGCATCCGGATCGACGGCCGGAACGGGCCCGACACGACGAACGTCACGCTCAACAGCACCGAAATCACCGGTTCGGGGACCCACGCCGTCGAAACCTACGGCGTCGACGGGATCGACATCGGGACAGTCAGGGCAACGGACATCGATTCCGGTTGTGGATTGCTCTTGAACGATACGTCGAACGCGACGGTCGATTTCGTGGACGCGACGCGGTGTGACCAGGGTGGCGGCTACGCCGGCTTCCGGTGTGCGAACGACGCCGGGCCGAACATCACCGTCAACAGCGTCGACGCGACTGACTGTGGACGCGGCATCTTCACCGTGTCGGGCAGCAGCGGTATCGAGATCCACGACGTCACCCTCGACGGGAACGGTGGAAACCTGATTCAGGACACCCGGGAGACGGTCATCGACGGCGGCACGATCACCAACACGGGGAGTGCCGGGATCCGGCTGGATTCCCGCGACAGTGACACGCACCCCTACACCCGCAACGTCACCGTCCGGAACCTGACTATCCGGGACAACGCGGGCTACGGCGTCTACGAAACGGGGCCGGACACCGAAGGGAACGCGATCGTCAACAACGCCTTCTGTGACAACGGTTCGGGAGCCATCGAAACCTACGCGGGCAACACGACGGTCCGCGGAAACACGGACTGCGGTGGCGGTGGTACTGGTGGGGACAATGGCAGTGGTACTGGTGGGGATAGTGGCGGCGGCGAGGACAATGGCAGCGACAGTGCCGGCCCCGTCAGTGACGGCACTTACCAGATCACGAACGCAAACAGTGGCAAACTCCTGGAGGTCGCCAACGCTGGCACAGCCGACGGGGACAACGTCCGGCAGTACGGGGACACCGGCCATCCCTGTCAGCACTGGAACGTGACGGCCAACGGCGACGGGACCTACCGGCTCACGAACGCACACAGCGGCAAGCTTCTGGAGGTCGCCAACGCCGAGACGGCCGACGGCGCGAACGTCCGGCAGTACGGAGACACCGGCCACCCCTGCCAGGACTGGACCCTCGTCGACAACGGCGACGGTACGTACCGTCTGGAAAATGCGAACAGCGACTCGGTCGCGGATGTCGACGGTGCATCGACCGAGGACGGGGCGAACGTCCTGCAGTGGCCCTGGCACGGCGGCGACAATCAGCGCTGGACGTTCGAGGGTGTCTGA
- a CDS encoding endonuclease V produces MDVSRPEYVPDPSLSRDEMEALQREIADVALFEDGFAFDPSAIEFDSPVDLGDDDQHRLTGDGPIVAGVDQAFLDDGDRALSAVVALQDGRVVDRAYAVVDTEIPYIPGLLSFREGGAILAALSNLAVEPDLLVVDGSGRIHFREAGLATHIGVTVDVPAIGVAKNLLCGTPAEPIPDRMAEGDRIPIEADERVETAEPGTVIGHAVQTRQYQSGSTSINPLYVSPGHRVSAVTTADLVSQCAAGYKLPEPTRLADRKADRLKREGGEA; encoded by the coding sequence ATGGACGTTTCCCGCCCCGAGTACGTCCCCGACCCTTCGCTCTCCCGCGACGAGATGGAAGCGCTACAGCGTGAGATAGCCGACGTTGCCCTCTTCGAGGACGGCTTCGCTTTCGATCCCTCGGCGATCGAATTCGATTCACCAGTCGATCTCGGGGACGACGATCAGCACCGACTCACCGGCGACGGCCCGATCGTCGCGGGTGTCGATCAGGCGTTTCTCGACGATGGCGATCGAGCCCTCAGCGCCGTCGTCGCCCTACAGGACGGGCGTGTCGTCGATCGGGCGTACGCGGTCGTCGACACCGAGATCCCCTACATTCCGGGATTGCTGAGTTTCCGCGAGGGCGGGGCGATCCTCGCGGCACTGTCGAACCTTGCCGTCGAGCCCGATCTGCTCGTCGTCGATGGGAGCGGTCGCATCCACTTTCGGGAAGCCGGCCTGGCGACCCACATCGGTGTGACCGTCGATGTCCCCGCCATCGGTGTCGCCAAGAACCTGCTCTGTGGCACGCCGGCCGAACCAATTCCTGATCGCATGGCGGAGGGCGATCGCATCCCGATCGAGGCCGATGAACGGGTCGAGACTGCTGAGCCCGGAACCGTCATCGGTCATGCCGTCCAGACGCGCCAGTACCAGTCGGGATCGACGTCGATCAACCCGCTGTACGTCAGCCCCGGCCACCGCGTGAGCGCGGTGACGACCGCCGACCTCGTGAGTCAGTGTGCGGCCGGGTACAAACTGCCCGAGCCGACGCGGTTGGCCGACCGCAAGGCAGATCGGCTGAAACGCGAAGGCGGCGAGGCGTGA
- a CDS encoding family 43 glycosylhydrolase has translation MNELEGGPNLNRRSVLKTIGTGAVGACTLALGGAVTADDSPDHYHNPVGPVGFGDVTAIQADDGTYYVYGTETPNDVVPIATSNDLVNWSYVGAALPDHPDWRDDPDAGVWAPDINDYNGQYHLYYSYSAWGSQNNPGIGLATSPTPEGPFTDQGPVFRAEDLGMTNCIDPEFRVVDGTPYMVWGSWYGIHGVELTGDGRDYVPGTTFHLAGDRREGGMIVEANGYYYLFYSTGHCCEGADSTYAVEVGRSESFTGPYDNQNGTDLRDLNEHHSGVSVLAGTSQFIGTGHNTVIRDDAGDLWMLYHVEATADLEERQLMIDRIQWDENDWPVVACDGTPSSQSPMPASGEYPCGVGGGNSGGSDSGDDGTGGGSDSGDDGTGGGSDSTDGPDSGAIDEGTYRITNVNSGKLLEVAVAGTADGDNVRQYGDTDHPCQQWEVAENADGTYTVTNENSGKLLEVANADTADGANVRQYADTGHPCQDWSLIDNGDGTYRLENENSGSVADVDSASSEDGANVLQWPWHGGDNQRWQFDAI, from the coding sequence ATGAACGAACTCGAAGGGGGGCCGAACCTGAACCGGCGAAGCGTGCTGAAAACGATCGGTACGGGAGCAGTCGGGGCCTGCACCCTGGCTCTGGGGGGTGCCGTGACGGCCGACGATAGCCCGGACCACTATCACAATCCAGTGGGTCCGGTCGGCTTCGGGGATGTCACCGCAATCCAGGCCGACGACGGGACCTATTACGTCTACGGGACGGAGACGCCCAACGACGTCGTCCCCATCGCCACGTCCAACGACCTCGTGAACTGGTCGTACGTCGGCGCCGCGCTACCGGACCACCCCGACTGGCGGGACGACCCCGACGCCGGCGTCTGGGCGCCCGACATCAACGACTACAACGGCCAGTACCACCTCTACTACTCCTACTCGGCCTGGGGGAGTCAGAACAATCCCGGTATCGGGCTGGCGACGTCCCCGACCCCCGAGGGCCCGTTCACCGACCAGGGCCCGGTGTTCCGCGCCGAGGACCTGGGGATGACCAACTGCATCGATCCGGAGTTTCGGGTCGTCGACGGGACGCCGTACATGGTGTGGGGGAGCTGGTACGGCATCCACGGCGTCGAACTCACCGGCGACGGCCGGGACTACGTTCCGGGAACGACATTTCACCTCGCCGGCGACCGGCGCGAAGGCGGGATGATCGTCGAGGCGAACGGCTACTACTACCTGTTCTACTCGACGGGCCACTGCTGTGAGGGTGCCGACAGCACCTACGCCGTCGAGGTGGGCCGATCGGAGTCGTTCACCGGGCCGTACGACAACCAGAACGGCACCGACCTGCGTGACCTGAACGAACACCACAGCGGCGTCTCGGTGTTGGCGGGCACGAGCCAGTTCATCGGCACCGGTCACAACACCGTAATTCGGGACGACGCCGGTGATTTGTGGATGCTCTACCACGTCGAGGCCACGGCCGACCTCGAGGAGCGCCAGCTGATGATCGACCGGATCCAGTGGGACGAGAACGACTGGCCGGTCGTCGCCTGTGACGGCACCCCGAGCAGCCAGAGCCCGATGCCGGCGAGCGGCGAATACCCGTGTGGCGTTGGCGGGGGCAACAGCGGTGGTTCCGACAGTGGCGACGACGGTACCGGCGGTGGCTCCGACAGTGGCGACGACGGTACCGGCGGTGGCTCCGACAGCACCGACGGCCCGGACAGCGGTGCCATCGACGAGGGTACCTACCGAATCACGAACGTTAACAGCGGCAAGCTGCTGGAAGTCGCCGTCGCCGGGACAGCCGACGGCGACAACGTCCGCCAGTACGGAGACACCGACCATCCCTGCCAGCAGTGGGAGGTCGCCGAGAACGCCGATGGGACCTACACCGTCACGAACGAAAACAGCGGCAAGCTCCTGGAGGTCGCGAATGCCGATACTGCCGACGGGGCCAACGTCCGCCAATATGCCGACACCGGCCATCCGTGTCAGGACTGGAGCCTCATCGACAACGGCGACGGCACGTATCGCCTAGAGAACGAAAACAGCGGCTCCGTGGCGGATGTCGACAGTGCATCAAGCGAGGACGGGGCAAACGTCCTGCAGTGGCCCTGGCACGGCGGCGACAATCAGCGGTGGCAGTTCGACGCGATCTGA